One region of Micromonospora ureilytica genomic DNA includes:
- a CDS encoding GNAT family N-acetyltransferase, which produces MATAAVMCCPGIVLVARSGHRLVGSVRAHLDGDTAHVGRLSVAPDQQGRGVGAQLLTAIERACAGRAARFTLFTGADSARNLRLYERHGYRIVAHRHDPNGISLAVLEKPAVSPARSGA; this is translated from the coding sequence ATGGCGACGGCGGCTGTGATGTGCTGCCCGGGCATCGTGCTCGTCGCCCGGTCGGGGCACCGGCTGGTCGGCTCGGTGCGGGCCCACCTGGACGGGGACACCGCGCACGTCGGGCGCCTCTCGGTCGCCCCGGACCAGCAGGGGCGGGGCGTCGGGGCGCAGCTGCTAACCGCCATCGAGCGGGCCTGCGCCGGCAGGGCGGCCCGGTTCACCCTGTTCACCGGCGCGGACAGCGCGCGCAACCTGCGGCTGTACGAGCGGCACGGCTACCGGATCGTGGCGCACCGCCATGACCCGAACGGCATCTCGTTGGCGGTGCTGGAGAAGCCGGCCGTCAGCCCCGCTCGCAGCGGCGCCTGA
- a CDS encoding SRPBCC family protein encodes MRFEADTEIAADAEQVWAVLVDVPRWPEWTASVTRAERGESGPLAVGATARLTQPKLRPAVWRVTELTERREFVWVSQAPGVRTTGEHRLLPTPDGRTRVELVINQSGPLAGLIGWLYGELFRRYVRMEADGLRRRCERG; translated from the coding sequence ATGCGGTTCGAGGCCGATACCGAGATCGCCGCGGACGCCGAGCAGGTCTGGGCGGTGCTTGTCGACGTGCCGCGCTGGCCCGAGTGGACGGCCTCGGTGACCCGGGCCGAGCGGGGAGAGTCGGGGCCGCTCGCCGTTGGCGCGACCGCCCGACTGACCCAGCCGAAGCTGCGGCCGGCGGTGTGGCGGGTCACCGAGCTGACCGAGCGGCGGGAGTTCGTCTGGGTCTCGCAAGCGCCGGGGGTGCGGACCACGGGGGAGCACCGGCTGCTGCCGACGCCCGACGGGCGTACCCGCGTCGAACTGGTCATCAACCAGTCCGGTCCGCTGGCCGGCCTGATCGGCTGGCTGTACGGCGAGCTGTTCCGCCGCTACGTGCGGATGGAGGCCGACGGGCTCAGGCGCCGCTGCGAGCGGGGCTGA
- a CDS encoding ATP-dependent DNA ligase, with product MDLPINPPVEPMLAKSVPKLPTTPGVTYEPKWDGFRCIVFRDGDEVELASRGGKSMTRYFPEVVEQARRQLPERCAVDGELIVIRRDGPTGQPRLDFELLAQRVHPAASRVKMLAETTPADFVAFDLLAIGDEALLDQPYPRRRERLVEALAGVRPPVHVTQVTTDPDTARRWFDVFEGAGLDGLIVKPADLPYEPGKRLMFKVKHARTADAVVAGFRWHKSGPVVGSLLLGLYDDAGVLHHVGVSASFSMARRAELLDELAPYRDTGGEHPWVHGDHERGQRIPGGVSRWTGTKNLEWEPVRPELVVEVGYDAMEGERFRHTAQFVRWRPDRDPRSCSYDQLDRPIRFDVDQVLRGDPSATVDRAATGSA from the coding sequence GTGGACCTGCCGATCAACCCGCCGGTCGAGCCGATGCTGGCCAAGAGCGTTCCCAAGCTGCCCACCACGCCCGGGGTGACCTACGAACCCAAATGGGACGGGTTCCGGTGCATCGTGTTCCGCGACGGCGACGAGGTCGAGTTGGCCAGCCGGGGCGGCAAATCGATGACCCGCTACTTCCCCGAGGTGGTCGAGCAGGCACGCCGGCAACTGCCGGAGCGCTGCGCGGTCGACGGGGAGTTGATCGTGATTCGGCGCGACGGGCCGACCGGCCAGCCCCGGCTGGATTTCGAGCTGCTGGCCCAGCGCGTCCACCCGGCCGCGTCCCGGGTGAAGATGCTGGCCGAGACCACCCCTGCCGACTTCGTCGCGTTCGACCTGCTGGCGATCGGTGACGAGGCCCTGCTCGACCAGCCCTACCCACGCCGTCGGGAGCGGCTGGTCGAGGCGCTGGCCGGGGTGCGCCCGCCGGTGCACGTCACCCAGGTCACCACCGATCCGGACACCGCGCGTCGCTGGTTCGACGTGTTCGAGGGCGCCGGGCTGGACGGTTTGATCGTCAAGCCGGCCGACCTGCCGTACGAGCCGGGCAAGCGACTGATGTTCAAGGTCAAGCACGCCCGCACTGCGGACGCGGTGGTGGCCGGCTTCCGCTGGCACAAGTCCGGCCCGGTGGTGGGCTCGCTGCTGCTCGGCCTGTACGACGACGCCGGGGTCCTGCACCACGTGGGCGTGAGCGCGTCGTTCAGCATGGCCCGCCGGGCCGAGTTGCTCGACGAGCTGGCGCCCTATCGGGACACCGGCGGCGAGCACCCGTGGGTGCACGGCGACCACGAGCGCGGCCAACGCATCCCGGGTGGGGTCAGCCGGTGGACCGGCACGAAGAACCTGGAGTGGGAGCCGGTGCGCCCGGAGCTGGTGGTCGAGGTGGGCTACGACGCGATGGAGGGCGAACGGTTCCGGCACACCGCCCAGTTCGTTCGGTGGCGCCCGGACCGCGACCCCCGATCCTGCAGTTACGACCAGCTCGACCGGCCGATCCGCTTCGACGTTGACCAGGTGCTGCGCGGCGACCCGTCGGCCACCGTGGACCGAGCCGCCACCGGCTCGGCGTAG
- a CDS encoding alpha/beta hydrolase, translating into MATSRRVRRTLAAFVVAALLTAGCTLPAFAPRTEVEGAAAPTGSAPSWRPCPEVADELVGRGAPNVRYECARIAVPRDWGTGGGASTGPGAGQTFEIALLRARSTKQRDRVGSLVINPGGPGGSGVDTAVYLSFGPQFGGLPASITERFDIVGFDPRGVSRSSPVKCISDADLDASFGFDPDPASQSAFDGFVGLSQRIGRGCGDRYGDQLPLYGTEQAARDMDAVRAAVGDDKLTYLGYSYGTLLGATYAQLYPQRVRALVLDGAVDPQQRLVEGSESQARGFERAFTNFTRWCAANAGRCPIAPDARAAVTSAIDKAKVSPVRGADGREATAGWVFYAVISSLYTESGWQELAQAIDKLAEGDPKDVFRLADAYAGREDDGHYSNLFDANLAINCADETEKPSREQIRQLQSEWRGKYPLFGPALAVGMLSCVEWPGGRDPYPTGKANGAPPIVVVGTTGDPATPYEQTPRLASMLGVGRVLTWEGEGHTAYPQTSCITNAVDAYLLDLTVPPEGKRCPAR; encoded by the coding sequence ATGGCGACCAGCCGCCGGGTCCGTCGCACTCTGGCCGCCTTCGTCGTCGCCGCGCTGCTCACCGCCGGCTGCACGCTGCCGGCGTTCGCGCCGCGCACCGAGGTGGAGGGCGCGGCCGCCCCGACCGGCAGCGCACCGAGCTGGCGGCCCTGCCCGGAAGTGGCCGACGAGTTGGTCGGGCGGGGCGCCCCGAACGTGCGCTACGAGTGCGCCCGCATCGCGGTGCCCCGTGACTGGGGCACCGGCGGCGGGGCGAGCACCGGTCCGGGCGCCGGGCAGACCTTCGAGATCGCCCTGCTGCGCGCCCGGTCCACCAAGCAACGCGACCGGGTGGGCTCCTTGGTGATCAACCCGGGTGGCCCGGGTGGTTCCGGTGTCGACACCGCCGTCTACCTCTCCTTCGGCCCCCAGTTCGGCGGGCTGCCCGCCTCGATCACCGAGCGCTTCGACATCGTCGGCTTCGACCCGCGCGGGGTTTCCCGGTCCAGCCCGGTGAAGTGCATCTCCGACGCCGACCTGGACGCCAGCTTCGGCTTCGACCCGGACCCGGCGAGCCAGTCGGCATTCGACGGCTTCGTCGGCCTGAGCCAGCGGATCGGGCGCGGCTGCGGTGATCGTTACGGCGACCAGTTGCCGCTGTACGGCACCGAACAGGCCGCCCGCGACATGGACGCGGTACGCGCCGCCGTGGGCGACGACAAGCTCACCTACCTGGGCTACTCGTACGGCACCCTGCTCGGTGCCACGTACGCCCAGCTCTACCCGCAGCGGGTGCGGGCGCTGGTGCTCGACGGCGCTGTCGACCCGCAGCAGCGGCTGGTCGAGGGCTCGGAGAGCCAGGCCCGCGGCTTCGAACGGGCCTTCACCAACTTCACCCGCTGGTGCGCGGCGAACGCTGGCCGGTGCCCGATCGCCCCGGACGCACGTGCTGCGGTCACCTCGGCCATCGACAAGGCAAAGGTCTCCCCGGTACGCGGCGCGGACGGGCGGGAGGCCACCGCCGGCTGGGTGTTCTACGCCGTCATCTCCTCGCTCTACACCGAATCCGGCTGGCAGGAGCTGGCCCAGGCGATCGACAAGCTGGCCGAGGGCGACCCGAAGGACGTGTTCCGGCTCGCCGACGCGTACGCCGGCCGGGAGGACGACGGGCACTACTCGAACCTGTTCGACGCCAACCTGGCCATCAACTGCGCCGACGAGACGGAAAAGCCGAGCCGGGAGCAGATCCGGCAGTTGCAGTCCGAGTGGCGCGGGAAATACCCGCTGTTCGGGCCTGCGTTGGCGGTCGGCATGCTGAGCTGCGTCGAATGGCCGGGCGGGCGTGACCCGTACCCGACCGGGAAGGCGAACGGCGCACCGCCGATCGTGGTGGTCGGCACCACCGGCGACCCGGCGACGCCGTACGAGCAGACCCCACGGCTCGCGTCGATGCTGGGCGTCGGTCGGGTGCTCACCTGGGAGGGCGAGGGGCACACCGCCTACCCGCAGACGTCCTGCATCACCAACGCGGTCGACGCCTACCTGCTCGACCTGACCGTGCCACCGGAGGGGAAGCGCTGCCCGGCCCGCTGA
- a CDS encoding ion channel gives MELVLLPFRWIYRALVWFANSPRTLITSYLLMIVVAGFIYGEVEERSPADAVWWAVVTASTVGYGDISPTTWAGRTLAALLISTMVLLVIPLITAHFASRLIVDDNAFEHEEQEQLKADVRRMRALLEELATRQGIDLPPLPPAQPVSGPGSASPPVARSGRAGRRRPRW, from the coding sequence ATGGAGCTAGTGCTGCTGCCGTTCCGCTGGATATACCGGGCGTTGGTGTGGTTCGCGAACTCACCCCGCACGCTGATCACCTCGTACCTGCTGATGATCGTGGTGGCCGGTTTCATCTACGGCGAGGTCGAGGAGCGCAGCCCGGCCGACGCCGTCTGGTGGGCGGTGGTGACCGCCTCGACTGTCGGGTACGGCGACATCTCGCCGACGACCTGGGCGGGCCGCACACTGGCCGCGCTGCTCATCTCGACCATGGTGCTGCTGGTCATCCCGCTGATCACCGCGCACTTCGCGAGCCGGCTCATCGTCGACGACAACGCCTTCGAGCATGAGGAGCAGGAGCAGCTCAAGGCCGACGTGCGTCGGATGCGGGCGCTGCTGGAGGAGTTGGCCACCCGGCAGGGGATCGATCTGCCCCCACTGCCGCCGGCCCAGCCCGTCAGCGGGCCGGGCAGCGCTTCCCCTCCGGTGGCACGGTCAGGTCGAGCAGGTAGGCGTCGACCGCGTTGGTGA
- a CDS encoding GNAT family N-acetyltransferase yields the protein MSDVIYREAVRADLPAVIALLADDVLGKARDFTEVDEAYERAFAAIDADPRNQLIVAERAGELVGCLQITYIPGLGRHGGERSLIESVRVRSDRRGQGLGRDLMTWAVDQARQRGCALVQLTTDKTREDAHRFYLSLGFVASHEGMKLAL from the coding sequence ATGAGCGACGTGATCTACCGGGAGGCGGTCCGGGCCGACCTGCCCGCCGTCATCGCCCTGCTCGCCGACGACGTCCTCGGCAAGGCCCGCGACTTCACCGAGGTCGACGAGGCGTACGAGAGGGCCTTCGCGGCCATCGACGCGGACCCGCGTAACCAGCTGATCGTGGCCGAGCGGGCTGGTGAACTGGTCGGCTGCCTGCAGATCACCTACATCCCGGGCCTGGGTCGGCACGGCGGCGAGCGATCACTGATCGAGTCGGTCCGGGTCCGGTCCGACCGGCGTGGCCAGGGGCTGGGCCGGGACCTGATGACCTGGGCGGTCGACCAGGCCCGGCAGCGCGGTTGCGCGCTGGTGCAGCTCACCACCGACAAGACCCGCGAGGACGCGCACCGCTTCTACCTCAGCCTCGGCTTCGTGGCCAGCCACGAGGGCATGAAGCTCGCGCTCTGA
- a CDS encoding ABC transporter ATP-binding protein, producing MVVTGGAGFGGAPAAHPEEVVRVSEVSRTFGRGEHAVHAVRDVSFTANRGELVAIRGRSGAGKTTLLNLIGGLDRPDSGQVVVAGHEVTSAGEAELLRLRRGTVGFVFQTFGLVPILSAAENVGVPLRLAQVPAAQREERVAVLLELVGLGGHAAQRPYELSGGQQQRVAVARALANEPDLLIADEPTGQLDSETGRSIMDLLRAVVHARGMTALVATHDPALIDLADRVLVLRDGRLVDG from the coding sequence ATGGTGGTGACCGGCGGGGCCGGGTTCGGCGGTGCGCCCGCGGCGCATCCCGAGGAGGTGGTCCGGGTCAGTGAGGTCAGCCGGACCTTCGGCCGCGGTGAGCACGCCGTGCACGCGGTGCGGGACGTGTCGTTCACGGCGAACCGGGGCGAGTTGGTCGCCATCCGAGGTCGGTCCGGGGCCGGCAAGACCACGTTGCTGAACCTGATCGGCGGGCTGGACCGGCCGGACAGCGGTCAGGTGGTGGTGGCCGGACACGAGGTGACCTCCGCCGGGGAGGCGGAGCTGCTACGGCTGCGCCGGGGCACCGTCGGGTTCGTGTTCCAGACCTTCGGGCTGGTGCCGATCCTCTCCGCGGCCGAGAACGTGGGCGTGCCGTTGCGGTTGGCGCAGGTGCCGGCCGCGCAGCGGGAAGAGCGCGTCGCGGTGCTGTTGGAGCTGGTCGGCCTGGGCGGGCACGCCGCGCAGCGGCCGTACGAGCTTTCCGGCGGCCAGCAGCAGCGGGTCGCGGTGGCCCGTGCGTTGGCCAACGAGCCGGATCTGCTCATCGCCGACGAGCCCACCGGCCAGCTCGACTCGGAGACCGGTCGGTCCATCATGGACCTGCTGCGCGCGGTGGTGCACGCCCGCGGCATGACCGCCCTGGTGGCCACGCACGACCCGGCCCTGATCGACCTCGCCGACCGGGTGCTCGTCCTGCGCGACGGTCGCCTGGTCGACGGCTGA
- a CDS encoding ABC transporter ATP-binding protein, with product MTATAQTPLVPDLAALQQRAAQRAAERAGGQDRLRGHIVCDGLVRIFKTEGVEVVALQGLDLVIDRGELVAIVGASGSGKSTLLNILSGLDTPTAGIARVADYDLLSLSAKRRLSYRRQLVGFVWQQTGRNLLPYLSALENVELPMQLAGKRSGKARRERARELLDLVGVGYCADRRPGQLSGGEQQRVAVAVAVANDPEVLFADEPTGELDEATGAEVFAALRTINAELGVTIVVVTHDHAVATQVRRTVAIRDGRTASEVRRTARTDADGNTELVSEEYAVLDRNGRMQLPAAFVDALSLKERVRLDLEPDHVQVRPGDRAWDERGARA from the coding sequence ATGACCGCTACCGCCCAGACTCCACTGGTGCCTGACCTGGCCGCCCTGCAACAGCGGGCAGCGCAACGCGCCGCCGAGCGGGCCGGCGGGCAGGACCGCCTACGCGGGCACATCGTCTGCGACGGCCTGGTGCGCATCTTCAAGACCGAGGGGGTGGAGGTGGTCGCCCTGCAGGGGCTCGACCTGGTCATCGACCGGGGTGAGCTGGTGGCGATCGTCGGCGCCTCCGGTTCGGGCAAGTCGACCCTGCTCAACATCCTCTCCGGCCTGGACACCCCGACCGCCGGTATCGCCCGGGTGGCCGACTACGACCTGCTCTCGCTGTCCGCCAAACGACGGCTGAGCTACCGCCGGCAGCTGGTCGGGTTCGTGTGGCAGCAGACCGGCCGGAACCTGCTGCCGTACCTCAGCGCGCTGGAGAACGTCGAGCTGCCCATGCAGTTGGCCGGCAAGCGCAGCGGCAAGGCCCGCCGCGAGCGGGCCCGGGAACTGCTCGACCTGGTCGGCGTGGGCTACTGCGCCGACCGGCGGCCGGGTCAGCTCAGCGGCGGCGAGCAGCAGCGGGTCGCGGTGGCGGTGGCGGTGGCCAACGACCCGGAGGTGCTCTTCGCCGACGAGCCGACCGGTGAGCTGGACGAGGCGACCGGCGCGGAGGTCTTCGCGGCGCTGCGCACCATCAACGCGGAACTGGGGGTGACCATCGTGGTCGTCACCCACGACCATGCCGTGGCCACGCAGGTCCGCCGGACCGTCGCGATCCGCGACGGCCGGACCGCCTCCGAGGTACGCCGGACCGCGCGCACCGACGCGGACGGCAACACCGAGCTGGTCAGCGAGGAGTACGCGGTGCTGGACCGCAACGGTCGGATGCAGCTGCCGGCGGCGTTCGTCGACGCGCTCTCGCTGAAGGAGCGGGTCCGGCTCGACCTGGAGCCGGACCATGTGCAGGTACGGCCCGGCGACCGGGCCTGGGACGAGCGGGGGGCGCGGGCATGA
- a CDS encoding FtsX-like permease family protein, with translation MSVGAAVRRVRAYGGQFLLLAVLTLVVTLLISGVPRLVNRLAEQGLRAQLNSEPAARRDLAYTSRVEPATSRRTAMGDAAERFDALAADMPQQVRSAVTERWYSVETAEARVVGPDLAARNLLVDLGLRAMPDMQGASTLVEGTWPSETYVPDRPIEVALDVDVARKLNLRAGSQLRIGNPDDKGRLVDGAPLVVSGLFRPVDRANGIWDGLPQLLQIIEPQGDGQPFVIVGVVAQSPFNKRAAAGWPIQTNWRYRLGVDRIDARELNQLIDGLQVMQRNQPPELTLTQGVDVPLRAFAAQIDAVRTLLAVIAAGVLATLAGLIVLAASLATRRRRSEFALLRARGGGATAGARRSLAESVLVVPIAAVLGWWLGTLFPGAPDPTTPYVIAVTVLVTLALPLATLAVPAGGAVRRDLIRVRPSARRLTVEVSLLLLAGLAAVLLRRRGLTLGEVDPLLVSVPVLLAVAAAVLALRVYPWPLLLVSRLAARTRGSVAFLGTARAGRAAVAAPLVVVVLAIGTAAFCAVVAAGVDASRERAAAQIVPADAVIRGERFAPDTIDELGRLPGVRAVTRVLYEDDERFASDEVGTDAFIGQTDVLLVDGSGLDTVVRDSQVDLSIPAALRTAAPGPGPLPAIVSPAVAADLAKAGLDDSAFISVQGQRYEFRVAGTADGFPLLAANARRFVILPWQALPTRTTTPVPTSLLIAGDSLDAEVLRVAGDQGQERYQRDGTVTGRERMIGVTVDTRADVRRDLGEGGANGVLAFGFVAGAVGGTVLGLLAIAFTVLAGARARGQVLSRLRTLGLSRRQWRGLLLVELTPLVAVSVLTGAIVGAVLPLLLNPVLGLSAFTSGVPVRVAFEPSLVAAVLALGAVALGFAVAVEALNNRRLRLGEVLRLGEES, from the coding sequence ATGAGCGTCGGGGCGGCCGTCCGGCGGGTCCGGGCGTACGGGGGGCAGTTCCTGCTGCTGGCGGTGCTGACCCTGGTGGTCACGCTGCTGATCAGCGGAGTGCCCCGGCTGGTCAACCGGCTCGCCGAACAGGGGCTGCGAGCGCAACTCAACAGCGAGCCGGCCGCCCGCCGGGACCTCGCGTACACCAGCAGGGTGGAGCCGGCGACGTCGCGGCGGACGGCGATGGGCGACGCCGCCGAACGGTTCGACGCCCTGGCTGCGGACATGCCGCAGCAGGTGCGCTCGGCGGTGACCGAGCGGTGGTACAGCGTCGAGACCGCGGAGGCCCGCGTGGTCGGGCCGGACCTGGCGGCCCGCAACCTGCTTGTCGACCTGGGCCTACGGGCCATGCCCGACATGCAGGGCGCGAGCACCCTCGTGGAGGGGACGTGGCCGAGCGAGACGTACGTTCCCGACCGACCGATCGAGGTGGCGCTCGACGTCGACGTGGCCCGCAAGCTCAACCTGCGCGCCGGCAGCCAACTGCGCATCGGCAACCCCGATGACAAGGGCAGGCTCGTCGACGGTGCCCCACTTGTGGTGTCCGGGCTGTTCCGCCCCGTCGACCGCGCGAATGGCATCTGGGACGGGCTGCCGCAGCTGCTGCAGATCATCGAACCGCAGGGTGATGGCCAGCCGTTCGTCATCGTCGGCGTCGTCGCGCAGTCGCCCTTCAACAAGCGGGCCGCGGCGGGCTGGCCGATCCAGACCAACTGGCGGTACCGACTGGGTGTCGACCGGATCGACGCACGCGAGCTGAACCAGCTGATCGACGGTCTGCAGGTGATGCAGCGCAACCAGCCGCCGGAGCTCACCTTGACCCAGGGCGTCGACGTTCCGTTGCGCGCGTTCGCCGCCCAGATCGATGCCGTCCGGACCCTGCTCGCGGTGATCGCGGCCGGTGTACTGGCCACCCTGGCGGGGCTCATCGTGCTCGCGGCCAGTCTCGCCACCCGACGGCGTCGCTCGGAGTTCGCGCTGCTGCGCGCCCGCGGGGGCGGGGCCACCGCCGGCGCCCGTCGTAGCCTCGCCGAGTCGGTGCTGGTGGTGCCGATCGCCGCCGTGCTGGGCTGGTGGCTGGGCACCCTGTTCCCCGGGGCCCCGGATCCGACCACGCCGTACGTCATCGCGGTGACCGTGCTGGTCACGCTGGCACTGCCGTTGGCGACGCTGGCCGTACCGGCGGGCGGGGCGGTGCGCCGGGACCTGATCCGGGTGCGCCCGTCGGCCCGTCGGCTCACCGTCGAGGTCTCCCTGCTGCTCCTGGCCGGGCTCGCCGCGGTGCTGCTGCGTCGACGGGGCCTGACCCTCGGCGAGGTGGACCCACTGCTCGTGTCGGTGCCGGTGCTCCTCGCGGTCGCGGCGGCGGTGCTGGCGCTGCGGGTGTACCCCTGGCCGTTGTTGCTGGTCAGCCGGCTGGCCGCGCGGACCCGGGGCAGCGTGGCCTTCCTCGGCACGGCCCGCGCCGGCCGCGCGGCGGTCGCCGCCCCGCTGGTCGTGGTGGTGCTGGCGATCGGCACCGCGGCGTTCTGCGCGGTCGTGGCCGCCGGCGTCGACGCGAGCCGGGAACGGGCCGCCGCGCAGATCGTGCCCGCCGACGCGGTGATCCGTGGAGAGCGCTTCGCACCCGACACCATCGACGAGCTGGGCCGCCTGCCGGGGGTCCGGGCCGTCACCCGGGTGTTGTACGAGGACGATGAGCGGTTCGCGTCCGACGAGGTCGGCACCGACGCCTTCATCGGGCAGACGGACGTGCTGCTGGTCGACGGCTCGGGGTTGGACACTGTGGTCCGCGACTCGCAGGTGGACCTGTCGATTCCGGCCGCGCTACGCACCGCCGCGCCCGGGCCGGGTCCGCTGCCGGCGATCGTCTCACCGGCGGTCGCCGCCGACCTGGCCAAGGCCGGTCTGGACGACTCCGCCTTCATTTCGGTGCAGGGCCAGCGGTACGAGTTCCGGGTGGCCGGCACCGCTGACGGTTTCCCGCTGCTGGCGGCGAACGCCAGGCGGTTCGTGATCCTGCCCTGGCAGGCCCTGCCGACGCGTACCACCACACCCGTGCCGACCAGCCTGCTGATCGCCGGGGACTCGCTGGATGCCGAGGTGCTGCGCGTCGCCGGCGACCAGGGGCAGGAGCGCTACCAGCGCGACGGCACTGTCACCGGTCGGGAACGGATGATCGGGGTCACCGTCGACACCCGGGCGGACGTCCGCCGGGACCTTGGCGAGGGCGGGGCGAACGGGGTCCTGGCCTTCGGGTTCGTGGCCGGCGCCGTCGGCGGCACAGTGCTCGGGCTGTTGGCCATCGCGTTCACCGTGTTGGCCGGCGCGCGCGCCCGAGGCCAGGTGCTGTCCCGGCTGCGCACCCTCGGCCTGTCCCGTCGGCAGTGGCGCGGGCTGCTGCTTGTCGAGTTGACTCCGCTCGTCGCGGTGTCGGTGCTGACCGGCGCGATCGTCGGCGCGGTCCTGCCCCTGCTGCTCAACCCGGTGCTCGGCCTGTCCGCGTTCACCAGTGGTGTGCCGGTCCGGGTTGCTTTCGAGCCCAGCCTGGTCGCCGCCGTGCTCGCGCTCGGGGCGGTCGCCCTCGGCTTCGCGGTCGCCGTCGAGGCCCTGAACAACCGCCGGTTGCGCCTCGGAGAGGTGCTTCGGCTCGGAGAGGAGAGCTGA